In Maridesulfovibrio ferrireducens, one DNA window encodes the following:
- a CDS encoding endonuclease/exonuclease/phosphatase family protein — protein MNSVYTFFKPLALILLILLCVVIFWFIFKWFNDPEYKIEQIQEGFVLNLNDRAEKMNLKNNSLTVISYNLGFAAGPMQNTLADDHPESFYSRNLDDFISMVKEKDAEILLLQEVDLNSKRSGYVNQLDYIMTRLGWSYAAPVVDWDFYFPLRKEHKIVKATVVISKFPIISNEYTLTSGKPNFKNKLINIFYYPLLWKSTMQQVKVMVGEISISLYNVHLCVWNREARMGQIKYLSEWINKDQDSDGFIVGGDFNFQAYIRGTPIPVDDMSQPPIFNVLWNELPGIRELLIDSTLDTDMIHKHFTFPERKHRYDFLFYSKNFNSVECEIVHDLQSSDHLPLVGVFKIFQQ, from the coding sequence ATGAATTCAGTCTATACTTTTTTTAAACCCTTGGCATTGATTTTATTAATTTTACTGTGCGTGGTCATTTTTTGGTTTATTTTTAAGTGGTTTAACGATCCTGAATATAAAATCGAACAGATTCAGGAAGGTTTTGTTCTGAATTTAAATGATAGAGCTGAAAAAATGAATTTGAAAAATAATTCATTAACGGTAATCAGCTACAATTTGGGTTTTGCTGCCGGACCGATGCAGAACACTTTAGCCGATGATCACCCCGAGTCTTTTTATTCTCGAAACCTTGATGACTTTATCAGTATGGTCAAAGAAAAAGATGCAGAGATTCTTCTATTGCAAGAAGTTGACTTGAATTCAAAACGTTCAGGGTATGTTAACCAGTTGGACTATATAATGACCAGACTGGGATGGAGTTATGCTGCTCCTGTTGTGGACTGGGATTTTTATTTTCCACTTCGCAAGGAACATAAAATTGTTAAAGCAACAGTTGTTATTTCTAAATTTCCTATAATTTCTAATGAGTATACTCTTACTTCCGGTAAACCCAATTTTAAGAACAAATTAATAAATATTTTTTATTATCCGTTGTTGTGGAAGTCTACTATGCAGCAAGTGAAAGTTATGGTTGGAGAGATCTCAATATCACTTTATAATGTACATCTTTGTGTATGGAATAGAGAAGCCAGAATGGGGCAGATAAAATACTTGTCAGAATGGATAAATAAAGATCAGGATTCTGACGGGTTTATTGTCGGAGGCGATTTTAACTTTCAGGCTTATATAAGAGGAACACCCATACCGGTCGATGATATGTCTCAACCACCGATTTTTAATGTTCTCTGGAATGAATTGCCGGGAATTAGAGAACTGTTGATCGACAGTACTTTAGACACAGACATGATTCATAAACATTTTACATTTCCAGAAAGAAAACATCGGTATGATTTTTTGTTTTATTCGAAGAACTTTAACAGTGTAGAATGCGAAATTGTGCATGATTTGCAGTCTTCGGATCATCTTCCACTTGTAGGTGTTTTTAAAATATTTCAACAGTAG
- a CDS encoding ABC transporter substrate-binding protein — MDKMFLFCLKVCLGFLCMCSGALAADIGIKKVFIVSSYAQDNICGLPQSQGVLEALSLAGYKADKNIKIYTYAMDSKKVNNTPDLIEAQAEIVLSKIKDIHPDVLVVLDDNAFRAVALKLVDSDISIVFSGLNGQPEDYNSIAKWMNSREKPGHNITGVYEKLHFVDAFKVQKKIIPDLSRALIITDNSPTGTAMLKQVERELSEESIDVAFDIEIALSWENYKDIILKGCSDPVIGTIYPAATLLKDKNGVTHSTSEIILWTIKNCRKPALPVNYAFVQLGMLGGAGVDFISMGRQAGRMVVMILSGKRAGELPVEDAKRYALVFNLKRAEELGITIPNDVLMASDAIYR; from the coding sequence ATGGATAAAATGTTCCTTTTCTGTCTGAAGGTGTGTCTCGGTTTTCTTTGTATGTGTTCCGGTGCTTTGGCTGCGGACATCGGAATCAAGAAAGTATTTATCGTTAGCAGCTATGCTCAAGATAATATTTGCGGACTTCCTCAGTCTCAGGGCGTTCTTGAAGCTCTATCTTTGGCAGGGTATAAAGCTGATAAGAACATTAAAATCTATACGTATGCTATGGATAGCAAAAAAGTTAATAATACTCCTGATTTGATTGAGGCTCAGGCTGAAATAGTTTTATCAAAAATTAAAGATATTCATCCCGATGTTCTAGTTGTTTTGGATGATAATGCCTTCCGGGCCGTTGCTCTTAAACTTGTGGACTCCGATATATCAATTGTTTTTTCAGGACTCAATGGGCAGCCTGAAGATTATAATAGTATAGCAAAATGGATGAATTCCCGAGAGAAACCGGGACACAACATAACAGGCGTTTACGAAAAACTTCACTTTGTTGACGCATTTAAAGTTCAGAAGAAAATTATACCGGATTTAAGCCGAGCGCTAATTATTACAGACAATTCTCCCACAGGGACGGCTATGTTAAAGCAGGTTGAGCGTGAGCTATCTGAAGAATCAATAGATGTTGCTTTTGATATTGAGATAGCTTTGTCGTGGGAAAATTATAAAGATATTATTTTAAAAGGGTGTTCTGATCCAGTCATAGGGACCATATATCCGGCAGCAACTCTTTTAAAAGATAAAAACGGTGTTACTCATTCCACTTCAGAAATCATTCTCTGGACTATTAAAAATTGTCGAAAACCGGCGCTTCCGGTGAACTATGCCTTTGTACAGCTCGGTATGCTTGGCGGAGCTGGCGTTGATTTTATCTCAATGGGACGGCAAGCGGGACGAATGGTTGTTATGATTTTAAGTGGAAAGAGGGCCGGAGAGCTTCCTGTCGAAGACGCAAAGAGGTATGCTCTTGTTTTTAATCTTAAAAGAGCCGAAGAGCTGGGAATAACTATTCCCAATGATGTCTTAATGGCTTCCGATGCTATCTACAGGTAA
- a CDS encoding response regulator yields the protein MFNWVNNIKRRNCYRLSTLMAASICGIALISALAFGGVLSYSYITSLRAEFYDRVRAEGEGHSLEVYSFLNRAMSRLGELSRDNSIRVTMMLGVDYPLSEKLAEYDQTPSGVDYFILREGDDKIFSSTSKKYDETLVRDALLNPPFRCTFCRSSDGKFVTVFSVPIQSRSQVVGSAACLVDLSWSGLDPLFESITNGKLILFAQGGAFDLISGEVLPLVMGEAISDKIMHARLGENLDGVLFRSFLVPGLAYFISDVRLNKAITKTFLLSMPFFVAVTCLCFFVALLLSNKLGKPLRVISDAAEDISKGLDVDIQTKGSHIYEINTLEKSLSSMLSSLRRTKGLEEYQFFFDNVGDLVCITDIDGLFLEANCRISSQLGYSREELLGKTLFELVPTSERASLRSVLNDILSGSSTDSFECPMVTKSGLTVHSEVRSRKIVYHGADVLLSVVRDVTDRKRDEEELQRYASELLRAKKVEERNSAHMSETLRQLEDAMARAEVASRTKSEFLAQMSHEIRTPMNSILGMSDMLRDTPLSAEQKSYVTIFRDSGKALMELIDGILDLSKIESGKLSLEKTEFNLDNLIDEISGIMSVTAWKKGLIFACHVAPATPATFVGDPTRIKQIIVNLLSNAIKFTAEGTVCLDISSRVMDGGKVFLFINVTDSGIGISEDKVELIFENFTQADSSTTRKFGGTGLGLAITRNLVKLMDGNIEACNIKNGGALFKTEIILDKSENVDLLDSRVRRIIQGLNIFVVDKNLIVRSYICECLSNWGGVCFHAENSSLALEQLEFGEKNIDLVIISEKLGEEDGLSEVEVIKEHLKSSSPAVCLLSSSPGDSGNRPEINKLFGVMGSARWPLTRGALQKALLNLFAKTDMEEGYLAPEKRLLPTRILLAEDSENNRMLIEFYLKDTPFRITFVRDGVEAVAMYKKRNFDLVLMDIQMPNLDGYGATKEIRAYERMNGYPETPIVALTANAYDQDRQHSLDVGCSGYLTKPIKKITLIKNILKFTA from the coding sequence TTGTTTAATTGGGTTAACAACATTAAACGTAGAAATTGTTATAGATTGTCTACTCTTATGGCCGCATCGATTTGCGGCATTGCGCTTATTTCTGCCCTCGCGTTTGGAGGCGTTCTTTCTTATAGTTATATCACAAGCTTGCGAGCTGAATTTTATGATCGGGTACGTGCAGAAGGAGAAGGACATAGTTTAGAGGTCTATAGTTTTTTAAATAGGGCAATGTCCCGTCTTGGTGAGCTTAGCAGAGATAATTCGATTCGGGTTACAATGATGCTTGGAGTTGATTATCCGCTTTCCGAAAAGCTGGCTGAGTATGATCAGACTCCATCCGGGGTGGATTATTTTATTTTGCGTGAAGGTGATGACAAGATTTTTTCGTCTACTTCAAAAAAATATGATGAAACTCTTGTTAGGGATGCTCTTCTTAATCCTCCGTTTCGTTGTACTTTTTGCCGATCTTCCGACGGTAAGTTTGTTACTGTTTTTTCCGTTCCAATTCAAAGTAGATCTCAAGTTGTCGGTAGTGCGGCCTGTCTTGTAGATCTTTCTTGGTCTGGTCTCGATCCTCTGTTTGAAAGTATTACGAACGGGAAACTTATTTTGTTTGCGCAGGGCGGTGCATTTGATTTGATATCAGGTGAAGTTCTACCGCTGGTAATGGGCGAAGCTATTTCTGATAAAATCATGCATGCCCGTCTTGGAGAAAACCTTGATGGAGTGCTTTTCCGTAGTTTTCTTGTGCCGGGGCTTGCGTATTTTATTTCTGACGTGCGACTTAATAAGGCTATAACGAAAACTTTTTTACTTTCCATGCCCTTTTTTGTTGCAGTAACTTGTCTTTGTTTTTTCGTTGCTCTTTTGCTGAGTAATAAGCTTGGCAAACCTCTTCGTGTTATCAGTGATGCGGCTGAAGATATTTCAAAGGGATTGGATGTCGATATACAGACGAAGGGCAGTCATATTTATGAGATTAATACTCTTGAGAAGTCCTTGTCTTCTATGCTCAGTAGCTTACGCAGAACGAAAGGGTTGGAAGAGTATCAGTTCTTTTTTGATAACGTGGGGGACCTTGTTTGTATTACTGATATAGATGGTCTCTTTTTAGAAGCAAACTGCCGTATCTCCTCACAGTTAGGATATTCCCGTGAAGAACTGCTGGGAAAAACTCTTTTTGAGCTGGTTCCGACCTCTGAACGAGCCTCTTTGCGCAGTGTTTTGAATGATATTTTGAGTGGTAGCTCCACGGATAGTTTTGAGTGTCCTATGGTTACGAAATCCGGGCTGACAGTTCACTCGGAGGTTCGTTCCCGAAAGATAGTATATCACGGAGCAGATGTTCTTCTCAGTGTCGTTCGTGATGTTACTGATAGAAAGAGGGACGAAGAGGAGTTGCAGCGATATGCCTCCGAATTATTGAGAGCTAAAAAGGTGGAGGAACGGAATTCTGCGCATATGTCTGAAACGCTGAGGCAGTTGGAAGATGCAATGGCGCGTGCTGAGGTTGCAAGTCGGACAAAAAGTGAATTTCTTGCACAGATGAGTCATGAAATCCGTACACCTATGAACTCAATTCTAGGCATGTCTGATATGCTTAGAGATACGCCTCTTTCCGCAGAACAAAAAAGCTATGTCACTATTTTTCGTGATTCAGGTAAAGCTCTTATGGAGCTGATTGACGGTATATTGGATTTGTCCAAGATTGAATCTGGAAAATTGTCTCTTGAAAAAACCGAGTTCAATTTAGATAATTTGATAGATGAAATCTCTGGGATAATGTCTGTAACTGCTTGGAAAAAAGGACTTATTTTTGCCTGTCATGTTGCCCCTGCAACCCCTGCAACTTTTGTTGGCGACCCTACCAGAATCAAACAAATTATAGTTAATCTTTTGAGCAATGCGATCAAGTTTACCGCTGAAGGGACAGTTTGTCTGGATATATCAAGCCGCGTTATGGATGGTGGCAAGGTTTTTCTATTTATCAATGTTACTGACTCCGGTATTGGCATTTCAGAAGATAAAGTTGAATTAATTTTTGAAAATTTTACGCAGGCTGACTCATCTACAACCCGTAAATTCGGCGGAACAGGGCTTGGATTGGCTATTACTCGAAATCTTGTAAAGCTCATGGATGGTAATATTGAGGCTTGTAACATTAAAAATGGCGGGGCTCTTTTCAAGACTGAAATTATTCTGGATAAATCTGAAAATGTTGATCTGCTGGACAGTAGAGTCAGAAGAATTATTCAGGGCTTGAATATTTTTGTGGTTGATAAAAATCTTATTGTCCGCAGTTATATTTGCGAATGTCTATCTAATTGGGGAGGGGTTTGTTTTCACGCAGAAAACAGTTCTCTCGCTTTAGAACAGCTTGAGTTTGGCGAAAAGAATATCGATCTTGTAATTATTTCCGAAAAGCTCGGCGAAGAAGATGGGCTTAGCGAAGTTGAAGTAATTAAAGAACATTTGAAATCGTCTTCTCCTGCTGTTTGCTTATTGTCTTCTTCTCCCGGAGACAGTGGTAATCGACCTGAAATTAATAAGCTTTTCGGAGTGATGGGAAGTGCGCGGTGGCCTCTTACTCGTGGAGCTTTACAGAAGGCACTACTTAATCTTTTTGCGAAGACAGATATGGAAGAGGGATACTTAGCTCCGGAAAAAAGGCTTCTACCAACTCGAATTTTGTTAGCTGAAGATTCAGAGAATAATCGCATGTTGATTGAGTTTTATCTTAAAGATACACCGTTTAGAATTACGTTTGTAAGGGATGGTGTCGAAGCTGTTGCAATGTATAAAAAGCGCAATTTCGATTTGGTTTTGATGGATATTCAGATGCCTAATCTGGATGGATATGGGGCAACTAAAGAAATTCGAGCTTATGAAAGAATGAATGGCTATCCTGAAACTCCAATCGTTGCTTTAACTGCGAATGCTTATGATCAAGATCGGCAGCACAGCCTTGATGTCGGTTGCAGCGGTTATCTGACAAAACCGATTAAAAAGATTACTTTAATTAAGAATATTTTAAAATTTACTGCTTAA
- a CDS encoding iron-sulfur cluster assembly scaffold protein, with translation MTDPFNNLLSTIQQSCDDAAVDMFGKETTSRWKNPSFAAIMENPDSVGDMKGTCGDCIKIFLKFDDNKICKASFYTDGCGASIVSADAACELSCGKTIDEASEIDGEDIVQLLGKIPEDKKHCAHLASSALQEALGSWLKKKV, from the coding sequence GTGACTGATCCGTTTAATAACTTACTATCAACAATTCAGCAAAGCTGTGATGACGCGGCTGTAGATATGTTCGGAAAAGAAACAACCTCCAGATGGAAAAATCCTTCATTTGCCGCAATCATGGAAAACCCGGATTCAGTTGGAGATATGAAAGGAACTTGCGGGGACTGCATAAAAATATTTCTTAAATTTGATGACAATAAAATATGCAAAGCATCTTTTTATACAGATGGATGCGGTGCCAGCATCGTGAGTGCGGATGCAGCTTGCGAATTATCCTGTGGAAAAACAATTGATGAAGCGTCTGAAATTGACGGAGAAGATATTGTTCAACTTCTCGGCAAAATTCCCGAAGACAAAAAGCATTGTGCTCATCTGGCTTCATCCGCTCTGCAAGAAGCTCTTGGATCATGGCTTAAAAAAAAGGTGTAA
- a CDS encoding LysR substrate-binding domain-containing protein — MELRQLRYFIAVAEELHFGRAAQRVHIAQPPFSQQIKSLEEEIGAKLLERNSRKVRLTEEGRYFYEQAVSILEQTDLAVSTVSRMAKGESGSVKVGFMEIAMDSLLPEAIRAFRHKHSDVSVLISQLGASAQLERIRSDELDVGFSTVFMHGMEGLASIRLFSKKHVLAVPDDHAFTRKKSLSLKEIAKEKLIMFPRAGQPDLHDSIMQAFSKRGLVPIISQEVSGLSGAAALISSGMGVAFLLDNSHVSRTGITLIPVIEEFPSMDIFMVWNKDSCSNTAKVFMERVADYFSVSKIIFNGTS; from the coding sequence ATGGAATTAAGACAGCTTAGATATTTTATAGCAGTTGCTGAAGAACTTCATTTCGGGCGTGCCGCGCAAAGAGTTCATATCGCTCAACCTCCTTTTTCTCAACAGATAAAATCTCTTGAAGAGGAAATTGGAGCAAAGCTTCTGGAGCGAAATAGTCGTAAAGTGCGACTCACTGAAGAGGGACGATATTTTTATGAACAGGCTGTTTCGATCTTAGAACAGACTGATCTTGCGGTTTCAACGGTCAGTAGAATGGCAAAAGGTGAGAGTGGAAGCGTTAAGGTCGGATTTATGGAGATTGCCATGGACAGTCTTTTACCTGAAGCAATCAGAGCTTTTCGCCATAAACATTCTGATGTTTCTGTTCTTATAAGCCAGTTAGGAGCTTCGGCTCAACTTGAGCGTATTCGTTCAGATGAGCTTGATGTCGGATTTTCTACTGTATTTATGCATGGAATGGAGGGTCTTGCGTCAATTAGATTGTTTTCCAAGAAGCATGTGCTTGCTGTTCCCGATGATCATGCTTTCACGCGTAAAAAGAGTTTGTCGCTTAAAGAGATTGCTAAGGAAAAGTTGATTATGTTCCCACGGGCTGGGCAACCAGATTTGCATGATTCTATAATGCAGGCCTTTAGCAAAAGAGGATTAGTGCCGATAATCAGTCAGGAAGTTTCTGGTCTTTCCGGAGCTGCAGCTTTGATTTCTTCTGGAATGGGAGTAGCTTTTCTGCTTGATAACAGCCATGTTTCACGTACTGGAATAACGTTGATTCCTGTAATTGAAGAGTTTCCATCAATGGATATTTTTATGGTATGGAATAAGGATTCCTGTTCTAATACCGCAAAAGTTTTTATGGAGAGAGTTGCGGATTATTTTTCGGTTTCTAAAATAATATTTAATGGAACAAGCTAA
- a CDS encoding GNAT family N-acetyltransferase has product MTDILKGYEISWIDSVSNVDRDEWNELASLINFPFLEWDWLRLLEESGCVRLETGWLSAHMLVRHEGRLVAAVPLYVRDQSDGEFIFDRVWYEVAQKGGITYYPKVVGMSPYTPASGYRFLIAPDANADVIVRLVCQTLDRFCTANNLGSSAFNFVDPDWTKEMEAYGYATWQHQGYVWENHDYKDFEQWMGSLNGNRRKTVRRERKSLKAEKIRVEILVGDEIPDHYFLLMYKCYVSTNDKFGVWSCKYLNEEFFEGLSKYMRKNIFFPVAFREGEKEPIAMAMFVFSGDRLWGRYWGCFEEVRFLHFELCYYAPIEWAITNDIRLYDPGMGGEHKARRGFFSSPCYSLHRFSDSSMDLTFKTYILEVNTLENGYINEMNDMMPIVKS; this is encoded by the coding sequence ATGACTGATATTCTAAAAGGTTATGAAATATCGTGGATCGATTCAGTTTCCAACGTGGACAGGGATGAGTGGAATGAACTTGCGTCCCTTATAAATTTTCCATTTTTGGAGTGGGACTGGCTGCGTCTGCTTGAAGAAAGTGGATGTGTTCGTCTCGAAACTGGTTGGCTCAGTGCCCACATGCTTGTTCGCCACGAAGGGCGGTTGGTTGCGGCTGTGCCTCTTTATGTTCGTGATCAAAGTGATGGAGAATTTATTTTCGATCGCGTCTGGTATGAGGTTGCTCAGAAAGGAGGCATTACTTATTACCCTAAAGTAGTGGGAATGAGTCCTTATACTCCGGCTTCAGGTTATCGTTTTTTGATTGCTCCGGATGCTAATGCTGATGTTATTGTGAGGCTTGTCTGTCAGACGCTGGACAGATTTTGCACGGCTAATAACCTTGGAAGCAGTGCCTTTAATTTTGTGGACCCGGATTGGACCAAAGAAATGGAAGCCTATGGTTACGCGACATGGCAGCATCAAGGATATGTTTGGGAAAATCACGATTACAAGGATTTTGAGCAATGGATGGGATCGCTCAACGGTAACCGGAGAAAAACTGTTCGCCGTGAACGTAAATCTTTGAAAGCTGAAAAAATCCGAGTTGAAATTTTGGTGGGAGACGAAATCCCTGATCATTATTTTTTGTTGATGTACAAATGTTATGTATCCACCAATGACAAGTTCGGCGTTTGGAGTTGTAAGTACCTCAATGAAGAATTTTTTGAGGGACTAAGCAAATATATGCGGAAAAACATATTTTTTCCCGTTGCATTCAGGGAAGGTGAGAAAGAGCCGATAGCTATGGCTATGTTCGTTTTTTCAGGGGACCGGCTTTGGGGACGGTACTGGGGCTGTTTTGAAGAAGTGCGGTTTTTACATTTTGAACTTTGTTATTACGCACCGATAGAGTGGGCTATCACTAACGATATTCGTTTATACGATCCGGGTATGGGTGGTGAACATAAGGCCAGACGTGGATTTTTTTCGTCTCCCTGCTATAGTCTGCACAGATTCAGCGATTCCTCTATGGATCTTACTTTCAAGACTTATATTCTTGAAGTTAATACTCTTGAAAACGGCTATATCAACGAAATGAATGACATGATGCCAATCGTTAAAAGTTAG
- a CDS encoding YqiA/YcfP family alpha/beta fold hydrolase, with the protein MNNIFLNIHGFGSSGKNSKAAALACAFPTHELISPDLPADPEECLTILESIIAENSNRPLIMQGSSMGGLYALVMHIRHKIPALLINPALTPASLVEKRVGETYDFKNGKQIIITSEHVDKFAKVESEIEKAICEGLVKKDKVLALLGEQDEVLDQNVMKGLLKKLGVEIVSFETDHHFTGYDKVTENNRKVRNFLLKN; encoded by the coding sequence ATGAACAACATTTTTTTAAATATCCACGGATTCGGTTCATCAGGAAAAAACTCAAAAGCAGCGGCTCTTGCCTGTGCTTTTCCAACCCATGAACTTATCAGCCCGGATCTCCCGGCAGACCCGGAAGAATGCTTAACCATTCTTGAAAGCATAATTGCTGAAAACAGTAATCGTCCGCTGATCATGCAGGGATCATCTATGGGCGGACTCTACGCTCTGGTCATGCATATTCGTCACAAAATACCTGCACTCCTTATCAATCCGGCACTCACTCCGGCATCACTTGTGGAAAAACGCGTAGGCGAAACATACGATTTCAAAAATGGAAAACAGATTATTATCACATCTGAACATGTTGATAAATTTGCCAAAGTCGAAAGTGAAATTGAAAAAGCTATTTGCGAGGGTCTAGTTAAAAAAGATAAAGTCTTGGCTCTGCTAGGTGAACAGGACGAAGTATTAGATCAAAACGTAATGAAAGGATTACTAAAGAAGCTGGGAGTTGAAATCGTTTCATTTGAAACTGATCATCACTTTACAGGTTATGACAAAGTGACAGAAAACAACCGGAAAGTAAGAAATTTTCTATTAAAAAACTAA
- a CDS encoding GAK system CofD-like protein yields MGKDHPGIVFFSGGTALAGLSGRLAEVNPECSYIITTFDSGGSSAQLRKVFDMPAVGDIRNRLISLADIRSPEKAEIVRLLATRFPKYGDKSALTGELQHLANGTHPLMENISDIVRKILSDLFALFIELAGDEFDPANACLGNIILAAGFMVHKRVLAPPIAQFSRLIRARGIVRAASLDSGHLAVRLQNGEIIAGQHLFTGKEVPPIPSPIDGMWACSGVNDPWPHSIHASSLAMMLIKEADLIVYPMGSFYSSILASLTPKGMGQAVSRNPCPKIFIPNLGYDPELLGHDVPLQIEKLLEVLRMDNPAEIKKESVLNTVLIDSVNGYYQDGLNLEALKKVDVKIIDRKLVSDKSDGLIDPDLLAPILMEFARQEKI; encoded by the coding sequence GTGGGGAAGGATCATCCTGGCATTGTTTTTTTTAGCGGCGGAACAGCTCTTGCCGGGCTTTCTGGAAGACTCGCCGAAGTCAATCCGGAATGTTCATATATTATAACTACTTTCGATTCAGGAGGCAGTTCCGCGCAACTTAGAAAAGTTTTTGATATGCCGGCTGTCGGAGATATTCGTAATAGATTAATATCTCTTGCCGATATTAGATCTCCGGAAAAAGCGGAGATTGTAAGGCTGCTGGCTACCCGTTTTCCTAAATACGGAGACAAATCTGCGTTGACAGGGGAGTTGCAACACCTCGCAAACGGTACACATCCACTCATGGAAAATATTTCGGACATTGTGCGTAAGATACTTTCGGATCTTTTCGCTCTCTTTATTGAGTTGGCTGGTGACGAATTTGATCCGGCGAATGCCTGTCTCGGGAATATCATTCTTGCCGCAGGATTTATGGTTCATAAGCGGGTGCTGGCTCCTCCTATTGCTCAATTTTCAAGACTTATCAGGGCAAGGGGGATTGTTCGTGCCGCTTCATTGGATAGCGGTCATTTGGCAGTCCGTTTACAGAACGGTGAAATTATAGCAGGGCAGCATCTTTTTACAGGTAAAGAAGTTCCGCCGATTCCCTCTCCTATTGACGGCATGTGGGCCTGTTCTGGCGTAAACGACCCGTGGCCGCATTCAATACATGCTTCATCTCTTGCTATGATGCTTATTAAGGAAGCTGATTTGATTGTTTATCCTATGGGTAGCTTCTATTCCAGTATCCTGGCTTCTCTGACTCCGAAAGGTATGGGACAGGCTGTTTCTCGAAATCCTTGTCCGAAAATTTTTATTCCTAATCTGGGATATGACCCGGAACTTCTCGGGCATGATGTTCCTTTGCAAATCGAAAAACTTTTAGAAGTACTGCGCATGGATAATCCGGCAGAGATAAAAAAAGAGTCTGTTTTAAACACTGTTTTAATTGATTCAGTGAATGGATATTATCAAGACGGACTGAATCTCGAAGCCTTGAAAAAAGTGGATGTAAAGATAATCGACCGGAAACTTGTTTCCGATAAATCCGATGGACTTATTGATCCGGATTTGCTGGCACCTATACTTATGGAATTTGCCCGGCAGGAAAAAATTTAA
- a CDS encoding deoxyribonuclease IV — MYIGAHMPITGGIDKAVDRIMSINGTALQIFTHNQRQWKVHPLENETVEAFKKRRQEWGNYPVSVHDSYLVNLASPKPENALKSVKAFAQELARTERLGIEYVVTHPGSHLGSGKVEALERYVANLNLAIAMSETEEVMVLIENTAGQGTNLGSRFGELATILEDSGYTDRMGVCFDTCHAFSAGYDLRSPETYNQVFDRFNQLIGLDFIRFFHLNDCKEDLGAHKDRHENIGKGKIGIEGFRSLINDVRFSTIPKVIETPKGEDINFESDRMNIDLLRSLKVE, encoded by the coding sequence ATGTATATAGGTGCGCACATGCCCATTACCGGGGGCATTGATAAAGCAGTGGACAGAATAATGTCTATAAACGGGACTGCCTTACAGATTTTTACTCATAATCAGCGGCAGTGGAAGGTTCATCCTCTTGAAAACGAGACTGTGGAGGCTTTTAAAAAGCGTCGGCAGGAGTGGGGCAATTATCCTGTCTCTGTGCATGATTCATATTTGGTAAATTTAGCGTCTCCGAAGCCGGAAAACGCTTTAAAATCTGTCAAAGCTTTTGCTCAGGAATTGGCACGAACAGAACGTCTGGGTATCGAGTATGTCGTGACTCATCCCGGTTCTCATTTGGGCTCCGGAAAAGTTGAAGCTCTGGAGCGCTATGTAGCAAACCTTAATCTTGCTATAGCAATGTCTGAAACCGAAGAGGTCATGGTTCTTATAGAGAATACAGCCGGACAGGGTACAAATTTGGGCAGTAGATTCGGAGAACTTGCCACTATTCTGGAAGATTCCGGTTACACTGACAGAATGGGTGTCTGCTTTGATACCTGTCACGCTTTTTCCGCAGGATATGATTTGCGTTCTCCTGAAACTTATAATCAGGTTTTCGATAGATTCAATCAACTTATCGGACTGGATTTTATCCGTTTTTTCCATCTTAATGATTGTAAAGAAGATTTAGGTGCACACAAAGACCGGCATGAGAATATCGGTAAAGGTAAAATTGGGATTGAAGGTTTTAGAAGCCTGATTAATGATGTCAGGTTTTCAACTATCCCCAAGGTTATTGAAACTCCGAAAGGCGAAGATATAAATTTTGAATCAGATAGAATGAACATCGACCTTCTTCGTTCACTTAAGGTTGAATAA
- a CDS encoding DUF2325 domain-containing protein, whose translation MCAALIGGMDRLKQNYITSAKQKGFKLKVFTGKENKVSAMLGKADHVIIFTNQISHAAKIDIVKYTKAKNIPLHMYHSCGVSTLKNCLEKL comes from the coding sequence ATGTGCGCAGCTCTTATAGGCGGAATGGATCGGCTGAAACAAAATTATATAACATCTGCGAAACAAAAAGGATTCAAGTTAAAAGTCTTCACCGGTAAAGAAAACAAAGTATCTGCAATGCTCGGTAAAGCGGACCACGTAATCATTTTTACCAATCAAATATCACATGCAGCTAAAATTGATATCGTAAAATATACTAAAGCAAAAAACATTCCTCTGCACATGTATCACTCATGCGGAGTTTCAACTCTCAAAAATTGCCTTGAAAAATTATAA